TACCAGCACCACCTTCTCCATCCTCAGCAGCACCATCTTCATTCTTCTGCCGCTTCCTATCGCTCACAATCCCCGTCTTCTGACGCTTCCTCAACTCCGCAATATCACGCAAGAAATCATTCGTCTGTCCTTCCGTCATGTCACTATCAACTTCAAACAATCCAGCTTTGAGAACATATTTGAGACGATCGAGTCTAGCATCATCGTCTTCACCGAAGAGCGTTACCGGTTGCTTGAGAAATCGGAGACGACGAATGACTTCTTGTTTAGGGAGGACGAGGCTGTCAATGTTCAGCTCATCGGGGAGAGAGGCACTGGATGAGGCAGCGGCGGATGTGGTGGAAGAAGAAGCGGTGGTTGATGAAGTTGCGACGGTGGAGATTGTGTCGGAGGAAGATGAGTTGCGTTTTTTAGATTTGGCTTCTAATTCGCGTTTTTCTTCTTCGCGAAGCTTTTGGATTTGTTTCTGTTGGATTTCGGAGCGTTTGAAGACTCTTTTGCCGCCGGTTTCTTCGGCTAGGGATTGGCGTTTCTTGAGAAGCTCTTGCTTGAGAAGGTCCATCTAGGGTTTCGGGCGACGGCGCGGTGGTGGTTGGATCGGTGTTCTGATCGGAAAGGAATTTTGAAGATGCGGTGTGTGTTTGAGACTTGAATGAAACGACGATGTTTTGGGAACAACCAAGTATGGGCACACACATGATTccaatttataaataaaaaaaattgattttcctATTATTATtgtgaattgaaaaattaattttttttcttatatttttaatgtggCTGAtttttatcttcttctttttattattattattattattattattattattattattgtgatcTTCCTATGAATTTTAAGTATGCCTTagtttcacacttattaaggaaaaaaatttaacaggaagctgaaaccacttgatgatAAAACTGATTTTTGAACTATATTAGAAATTTTAAAAGACCGAAATAcgggtaaaaaaaattgttctgtTAGTGACACTTCATTTGATAGTGAAGCAGAAATAGAGCAATGAGACGTGTGGTCCACAAACAAAAAGTGTACTCcaagttttcaaatttttatggTCATCGTATCTTCAcgacaataatttttatttacgacaaagtgtaaaaatatttacaagACAACATAtctaaactaatttttttttaaaaaaagtagttTTATATTTCCTCCAAAAGATTATAAGTGGAAAAATGATCAATGCATCTCCCCCAAAAGAAAGGcaataaaataacatttgacAAAGACATCTTGTTAAGAAACCCACATGATATCTGTTGTACATTATTAAgaaaactacttttttttttttgaactatTAAAAAACACATCAAACTTGAAAGTATAAGGAGTGTACACATAATTTCTTTATTAACAACCAACTGACACTCTTATTTCAACTATACTTCCTTCGCCATAAGAATTCCATTACTAGTAGTCAAGAAGAAAATATAGTGTAATTCCTTATATTTGGCTACTAGTAATGGAATTACACTATGTTTTCTTCCTGGCTACTAGTAATGGCTACTACCAACAACCCGCAATCAACCCATTACTAGTAGCCAAGAATAAAGCATAGTGTAATTCCAACTCATATCAATGGatcaaaattgaaaacatatatgctgtttgttagtaattttatcgactaaattgactaacaaaaaacatatttgaaatcaaaataattaataaaagattatGAAACTACTCGCTCagatcatttttataaggaacatttttgaatttttatttggtcatttttataaaaaacactCTTTagatttattctttattaaatacacaattccatttgtatccttattaaatgaaatcaaatactTCATTCCAATGCACTAGCATTAATTAAAGACATATTCCTCATGTTAGCCCAAAGTTACTTTtggaataaaacataaaattttagaatCATTAGTGAAAAAATTAGCTTCATTGatctgaatatttttttttaaattgtttcttataaaaagaccGACACGTTAATTAGATATACAGTATACTTATGGGAGAGCCTACTTATGGAACtaattgcaattttaatatatttcaagATAAATATGAGATACAATTTTGGGAAAATGTTCCGGGAGATATTTTTAAGCGTGCAGTAATTTTCCAGTGTAAGGAACCGAACATGTCTCATCGTGTTACCACTCTCAAACAACATCACATCGTAACTTCCGAAACAAACAAACATGGTTTCACTACGCTTCCCATTCATCTTTTCTAACCCCAAACCACCTCAAAATCCTCGCCGTTTCTCCAAATTCACCGCCGCAGCTGCCTTCGCCGGAGCCACCGCAGCATTCGTCGCTGTCTCTTCCAATGACCGCCACCGTCTCTTTCTCCAGAATGCATTGAATTCTTTAATCTCTTCTGATAACACCTCGCCTCTTTGGGGTTGTCTCAGTTTAGCTGACAGTGGTGTTCCAATTGTTGACTCAAGGACTGGATCCTCATTTCCTTCTGTTCTAGAAGCTTCTCAGAAACTTTGTGGAATTGGGTTGCGAAAGAAATGCATTTTGGGTTTGAAGAACATTGATGTATATGCATTTGGTAAGTTacttcataaaaataaatcctTTTTTGTCTACTCATTTTACTAGTTGTAGTTACCATTATTAgtattagtttaatttatttatttatagtattaatctggtaatctagagttcggccgcgaAGTAAGTAAAGTCGGATACAACATTGTTTCTACCGGGAATCGAATTCGGGTTCTCTGAACAATTCATCCTAGATGAGCTTATTAACCACTTTGAGGCTAATGTCTTGGTTAGTGTTAGATTGAAATTCTGAGtgttagaattatgttatttgttttttcagGTGTTTATGCTGATGATGAGGAGATAAAGAGGTATCTTTCTGAAAAATATGGGAAATTTTCGGCTTCCGAATTGAAAGGGAATAAGGAGTTTACTGAAGATCTTTTGGAAAATGATATACATATTACAGTAAGGCTTCAAATTGTTTATGGAAAATTGAGCATTCGTTCTGTGCGTAGTGCGTTTGAAGAGTCTGTTGGAAAAAGACTGCAAAAATATGGGGGATCAGATAATAAAGAATTGCTTCAGAGGTGAAATTGTGCTGCATTTCATAGATTGAGAATTAAACATAATATTTACTACTTGTGTAGAACTTGTTATGAAGTTGTAGAAGTTTTTGCTGTACAATAAGCATACATGTGGATGTCACTATAACACTTGAGAGGTCTCTTTAAGTTTCCTTTGTTTGTCGTGGATATCTATATCCTTTTGTgctttaataaattaaaagcatTTTATAATTGTTACGAAGATTTTATGCGAAGTGTTTAACTTTGTTAAATCATATATGAATCCAGTTGGGCGAGAATTTCATGTTGCATATTGTAGTTATGCTTGACTAGCAATGCTTTGGTGTAGGTTTACTTCACAGTTTAGAGATGAAATCAAAATACCTGGTGGATCTGTAATTCATCTCACAAGAGAGAAGGGCCATGTTCTTCGTACAACAAGTAAGATACCCTTCCCCGTGTTTGCATTTCTATCTTCTTAACTTTCAGATTTATAATGCAGGGCATACATAATCTTGTTTGTGCTTCATGAATTATTCAAATCAGGATAATTCAGGTCTTCTAAAAAGTTATTTCAGAAGATTCAGTTGAGAAATCATGCATCTGTTTCATATATTTTCTTCCTTCTTCAACTAGTACTGAGTCTAAGTCTAACTAAAGAAATGTCAAGTACGAGtacaaaacaaatcatttttaatcatatgaacttataagctataagttcaaaAATTTGTCTTGCCAAACAGACCCTCAGTCTCTTTTGCTTGATATTATTCTTGTTGATGTTACATTGCAAACAAGAGTCTTTGACATTAATAATGTCTTGGTTGTTGTAGTTGACGGAGAGGAAGTAGGAAGCATCCAAAGTAAACTCCTGTGTAGATCAATCCTAGATTTATATGTTGGCGAGGAACCATTTGATAAACAGGCCAAAGAAGAAATAGAGCTCAACATGGCTTCTTACCTCCAAAGTTAGACTGCTAAATAAAAATCCTCTGTAAGACATGGGTTCAATCCTTGCTAATTCCATGCCTCTAGTAATTTTTGTTCGATATCGTGTAAGTTATTTAATCTCGTTAATGTATCCCTTGGGCTTCAAGATTGCTATACCATAAATTTATTCATAtcttattactattactatccCTTATGCTTGCAACTTTTTTGAGCTTTTACTATAAGTTGTGATTGATTTTCCCTCCCCCACCACTCGTAAATATAACATCTTGGTTAGAGGACCACTTTGTTCTTGACGTTTGAGTTTCCGGAGACCTTCTAATCCCACTAAAATAGGTGTTATTAGTACATATTAAGGTTTCATGCATCAGTACTTTATGTTCATAACTTTCTTTATTCACCAAGACATGTATGTTCTTGGTTTCTACTCTTTGATAAGAGTGCATGCCAGGTTTGATAATAGATTGCTGGCTGGCTATCAGGTTGAGAAAATTAGTGGAGAAAAGCTAACAGAAGTTATAAACTTACAATTTATACGGTGAGTGTTGAACACTTCTATCATCATCTCTTCCAATCGAATGATAATTTTTGAGTGAAATCCTATTTTATGTGTAGTTCATTAAAACATGAGACGATAAAAGAGGATTCCATTAAAAAATTCCCACTCAATTGGAAGAGATAACAAAAATACTTCTAGTGTGCTAATTTGCAAGAGAGATGATTGAAGCGTGATAAAAGCGGCCAAGTACACTACTTTTGAAAACATATCCCTACTATTTGAAAACCTGTCGTTTCCCTTTGGTTTTATTGCATACTTATGTACATAATAAACAAGATGATTGTTCATTTGACACCAAGCATTGGAAATACCATCTTGGTTATCTAAATGTTAAATCTAATAAGACTAGAAGGAAAAACAACATAATGAAATAATGAATCGtgacacttttttttaaacattactGGTTGCTACTTGCTACTAGTTGTTTCAGTTAACTTTTTGAAAGAGAACTTTATCAATATGAGAGTAAATGGTCTCTGAGTCACAGTATGCTTCATAGTAGAAACTCTTGGCCACCATTAGGAATGAATTCTTGATATTGGAGTGCAAGCTATTTGGAGAATTTTGAAGCACCAGTTGCACAAGTTCTCGCATTTCTGACTCTATTTGGCGGTTATTGATGCTAGTATGCGCCTGTAAGTAACAGAAATGTAAAAAAATCTGGATTTAGATGTTGGAGTATTGAATGAGCCAAGTCATGATGATCTTGcacttcaaatatttttatttgaatttttcacCTTATTATTTAACTTGTATTTAAGTCTCGTCATGGATCTTAATCTACGCATAAAACTAGTACTTTTTCTAGCAAAAAGGCATAACatatgtatttagtctaaatttagaCCAAATAGATACGccttttttgcttatatttaagtcCGGAGGTAGTATTCTTTACTGACCTTGTTGCTTTGGCAATTACGGAGACTAGTACAGACTCTGTTAGTGACTTCAAGCAATTTCTGGTACTGAGGATTGAACTGTAGTTCTTCTGACCAATAGCCAGTAGTTAAATTTATGATTTGCACAAGTAGTTCTGCTTCTCTTTCAGATATGTTTCCTTCATCATGCCAGCTTGAAAGCCAACTTTGCCACTGATTATTTAACAAAATGAAAAgctttaggaaaaaaaattctaaagttCTTCCTATTTGCTATTCTAAAGTTTTACATGTTTCATTTGACTGAAACTTGGCTCTAGCTGTGTTCAAACAAAGTTATAACTTCAAAAGCATATGAAGTTACAAGCCTCAAAAGAATTTTTTTCCACTCACCATTTGATTCAAATAACGGGAATTTTCTTGGTCATGATGCATAAACATTTGGAGGCCAAGCTGATTAAGAGTTGTCAGCAAAACTCCCAGGAGTTTCTCCTCTCTCTGGTTCTTGTTTAACCACCTGCCACAAATTACACATGCACGTTCAAAACATTTTATTGCATAAGTCCGTGGTGAAATTTGATGTCTACGGAGAGTTATTAACCAAAGTTCGAATTTTATAAGGATATTAGATGTTTAGTACTAGGTATGAGAATGGCAATATGTTTACCTGTTTGAGTAGTCTCCTCCAGTAATGTATTTATTGAACTTATCTACAAATGTGCTCCTAGTTTCTTCATCTTTGGAATGTGACTTCAGTGTTCGGAGCAAAGCTGCTGTTTTAGTCCATGCAAGTCGCTCTAGCGACCTCTCAGGCTCAAATATGCTGGCTGCTGCTACAAAATAAGCAAACAGAAGGCTCTTTTTGCTCAATCCAAACCCTTCTAGTTCTGATTCCATATACCACCTGTAACATATATATTTGCCATTGCAAATATTGGAAAGTTCATTAGTTGTTGCTTTCATTCAGTGAAGCATGTAAGATAGTGTTCTCTGGTTATTAGTCTTACCTTTGAATTTCTTCTTCCCATTCTTTATAATGCACTGCTTGACAGTTGTTGTAATCCAATTTTGCAAGCTCAAGATAAACATCATTGTTCACATATGGCATCCTATCAAAATCCAGTAATTTCATTTGCCACTGACACTACTTAAGtcacataaataattttatatatatattaatatatctcTAACATGTCCTTTATGCATCGAGTATTAAACTCCAACTCTTTTTGACATTAAAGACTCTGGTACTTTGTCAGAAGCTATTAGGTGAAAGTGAAATAGTTATCAGTAAATGATCTCAGTCTTTGATGAAGATCAAGCAATAGAGATACTAAGTTTTCGATTAGTCGAAACTAAGATCAAACAGTTAAGAATAAGGGATAAGACTGAAGATACCTGTAAAGGGTCTTGCCAATCCAAACATCATTTTCGCCACCATAATGTTCAAGGTAAAATCTTGTCTCCAACCGGGGTAAGCTAGCATACCAGGGAACATCCAGAGCATAACCAACCTGTAAAGTGTTTATCGCAATGTTAATGAGCTAAAATTCTCAACAGAAATTCACGGatcctcatttatttttttttgacaaccaCTGATCctcattttatttcttgttttttaCTGCATACATACATAAGAAATGTTAGCAATACAGTGACACATTTTTTGGTTAGAATGTACATTGTCACATAACTTGAAGAATGAGTTTTATGCCAGTCATGAATTTCAACTAATAATAGTGTTTTGAAAAGAGTATCTTACAAAGTGTGTTACTGTATTGATTTATATGCATATAAAGTAATTAACTACATGTTTGGTATCACAATGAGTTTGTCAGAATCGCAGTAAGTCACTGTGATTATGATAAACTTTGAGGTTAGTAGAACTGAAATTAGAACTCACCTCGCCAGCTAAATCTTTGGTTATGATCCATTTATCTAAGAGCTCATTATCATCACGTTTCTTAGTTAAAAATTTGGCTGAGAAGTTCTTGGCATCCTCAAGAATCTTCTCTCCTTTAAATAGCACTTGAGAAGCTCTATACAGATTGAACATGCCTGTCACAGCTTGGTTTAACTGTCCAGGAAAGCAGAAGAATTGACCACTTTTCTCAAAATGCTTGAAAACATCTGCCAAATTAGGGATCAAAGTTAAACCTTTTATTCATCTGTgaagatcatatatatatatatatatatatatatatatcactctTCACTCACCTGCTGAAACTTGGTGGCCATGCAACCTTAGCAGTCTAAATCCCATTGCTGTGTCATCTATATCTTGAACCTCTGAATTTCTTGCCCAGCAAATACCCTTCTCAGTCCAATATCTGAAAATTAGTGAATAATTATATAGAAGACAATGCATGTATATTTTCTCACAtttacacattttttttcaagtatttGCAATGGTAAATCAACTTATCCTATGTACCTTGACACATAATTCACACAGTTCTCAATCTCTTGCTGAAAATATCTTGAAACTCCAAGGCGTTCTAGCCGATCGACAGCCCACATGTGTTCAAACAAATCCACCGGGAAGACATTCGGAACtggcaaaataaataaataaatactctcttcaaactcaattataaacaaaaataactaATTGTACGTAGATTAAGAAAAGCGGtgaccagggttcgaaccctagTACTCCCACTATTTcactttaaaagtgaaattctagctactaggctacttgaccaaaaaagaaaaacgccccaatattattttattggaGAAATAAGCATTAATTTGGCAAGAAAAGCTTACCTCCTCCATTGAACTTGTTAACAATTTTGGCTAAGTAGTTGAGagcattttcatctttggtttgCATAAGAGCAAAAGCTGTAGAGGATGGAGAGAACAAGAATGATCCATCTTGTGATTGCAGCTTTAGAAGTTGTTTCCAATCCAAATTTTGCATTCCCTCTAAACTATGAAGCAATGTTGTGGGCACCTTGTGCAACACCTCTCTTGGTATTCTATTATCATATAATACGTTACGTTACTAATAACCATTTTACAACTGTGTTACATAGTATAATACGTTACGTTAATGTAATAAGAATACATACTTTTTGAGTTTTTGGTCTCTCATtgcaaatatatcttttatgaTAGGAGAATCATCTGGTACTTGAATGTTCAAACTTTTAGCTATATTGAGAAGAGAAGGGAAAACAACTTCAAACCCTATTGGCATGTGCTCTAAATTCTCATCCTTAACCTTGTATAGATTTTCCACAAAAAATTTCATTCCTGTAATATCAATATGCATGCACAATTAGAACTTGATTAAAATTGGTAAaactttttagtaaaaaaaaaatggtaaaactTTATTTTGATCTCCAATAAAAATATACTCATTTTTAGTTCTTtaccaaatttaattttttaataaatgtttaTGAAACTAAAATTAactcttataaaaatattgtgcTATATATCAAATGAATATTGTGTTTGCCTATTTTTATAgggataataaaaaataaatttaactcTTAAACAAGGCCTTAAACTAATGTCTGTTTAATAGTCGtttttttaactatattatTGGTGCGAAATATCCACCATTATTGTTCGCTGAAAACTAACTCTGTCATCCAACCAAATATTTACTTTgcaaaaataatgtaaaataaggggcacaaaacaaaataatgcataaaacaatgaaaattttccatgttatgtacaaaattacccttttcACACTTCTTAGGGTGCATGTTCCATGATCTTAAGGCAATAACACAAGCCAAGGTGTTGAGAATTCTATCATGGGTCAAAAATAATTCATCTCCCCATGAACCATCAGGAAGCTGATTATTAGCAATCCATTGAAGAGAAGATGGGAATTGTGGCttattttcatcatcaacaTTTTTCACAAGAGCAGCCCAAGCTGTGTCATAAGCTGATATGCTTATCTCTCCATCTTCCATAAACCTCAACATTAATTTCACCTTACTAACTTGCTTCCTGATCTCATTTTTCTCCAAAACCTTTAAAGTAATCAAATACTAGATGTCAAAATTAAGATTGCATGTAAGTAGAGAACAAAAGGAATAGGggcaacaatttttattgttttgttttaaaatgtcTGGAGGTGAAACTCACACAATAACATATATAAGTGCAACGACTTTTGACTTGACACAAAAGCGACTTAatcattcatatatttatttatcaattattgatAATATTTACTTTATACTCTAGTGTGAGTTCCATGGTTCCGAAATATCATATATTGAACTTGGCCTGTTCGGTATAcattttatttacaaaatacTAAAAAAGGTTTAATCTCTCATTTAATAggtttaaaaatatataaaaaaaattctctaatCAAGTTAACTCCGGTTATGTATATAGTCAACCAAGTTTGACCATTCTTCCGttttatcaaaagaatataCTTCAAGTTTCTAGCATGAGATacccgtttggattaacttatttttgaacttatgcaaaCAACCTATGCAATTTTCATGTATTAtcataagtttgtcaaggtagtttaagataaaatagcttataaaattacaattttcacgagtgtgaacttataaaatagcataaaacttaatttatattgcataagctcaaaaataagctaatgcAAACGGGCCCAGTAAAACCAAACATTTCTAAACTTGAACCAATGTTCATATTGTTAATCAAAGGAATGAGTTAATAGTGATGACACACCTGATAAAAAGTTTCCTCATCTTTGTTATCcttcttcaaaatctcaagCCATTTGATGGAAGGCGCAATATCCTGAGAAACTTTATTAACATATTATGCAAAATAGAGTCATTATATGAATTTTGATAGtgtgttaaatttttttacttcaATGCACATAAATATGAATCTCTtctcaaaaaccaaaaaaaaatatatatcaccTTGTGCATGTATTGGCTGAAATCCACCAGAATTCTTATCAAGTTTTCCTTTGATAATTCGGACATGATGTATACCTATATGAATATTGAATAAATTAATCACTACACacttaaatttaaaagatattttaatttaaatcctCTAGTTTGATTAAgatgaatattatttattttttttgagaaaaaatgtgtatattttttatttatttaaacaaaataagaCAAAATCAACACTCACACAAATATGAGAAACGATGCAATGAAAACCTTCTTTTTTCGTGAATAGttttccatttttgttttttttttccttttctttttagcttccttaccaaaaaatatatgacATAACATTTACTAAGAGTTGACTTTTGGAGTTTAAAAATTtggtaaatataaatataatatatgattgaaaaccaaattaacaaaacaaaagaaaaaaaaacctctaACAAAAGGCAgtcaatttaaaatatgaatataaaattaatatgattataaaaatatttaaactcCTATACCTAGTTAAAACCTCTAACAAAGACAgtcaatttaaaatatgaatataatatatgattgaaaaaataaataaaacatatatactAATTAACAAACCTCTAGAAGAATAAAAAGATGATTGAAGGAATAATTTAAAAGGATAGTGGAACTTGGAACTATCTCTCACACAAAAAGATGGAGGCATGGGACTAAGGCAAAAGGACATATGCAAATTCATGATGCACTACTTGTTCTTGTTATTTACTATAATTTCAAAGTTTATATGTCCAACATATTATATACATATTAATTTGTATATAATTTAGGTCCGTAACTATGAAAAGAAGGTTCATCATAAgaataaaaagatgaaaatatatgtaattaataatatatttgattttattgacAAAAGAGGAAtatactttaaaaaattattaaaaatgatttatttatttttacagaAAATTTGGAGAAGGAAAAATTGTTAAATGATTATTTGAACGGTCTTTGTATGAGATTTAAATACTAATTAAAAGTCCAAAGATTAAAAATTGTACCATCTTTG
This genomic interval from Trifolium pratense cultivar HEN17-A07 linkage group LG6, ARS_RC_1.1, whole genome shotgun sequence contains the following:
- the LOC123893119 gene encoding fatty-acid-binding protein 1, with the translated sequence MVSLRFPFIFSNPKPPQNPRRFSKFTAAAAFAGATAAFVAVSSNDRHRLFLQNALNSLISSDNTSPLWGCLSLADSGVPIVDSRTGSSFPSVLEASQKLCGIGLRKKCILGLKNIDVYAFGVYADDEEIKRYLSEKYGKFSASELKGNKEFTEDLLENDIHITVRLQIVYGKLSIRSVRSAFEESVGKRLQKYGGSDNKELLQRFTSQFRDEIKIPGGSVIHLTREKGHVLRTTIDGEEVGSIQSKLLCRSILDLYVGEEPFDKQAKEEIELNMASYLQS
- the LOC123893114 gene encoding ent-copalyl diphosphate synthase, chloroplastic, translated to MLRFMEDGEISISAYDTAWAALVKNVDDENKPQFPSSLQWIANNQLPDGSWGDELFLTHDRILNTLACVIALRSWNMHPKKCEKGMKFFVENLYKVKDENLEHMPIGFEVVFPSLLNIAKSLNIQVPDDSPIIKDIFAMRDQKLKKIPREVLHKVPTTLLHSLEGMQNLDWKQLLKLQSQDGSFLFSPSSTAFALMQTKDENALNYLAKIVNKFNGGVPNVFPVDLFEHMWAVDRLERLGVSRYFQQEIENCVNYVSRYWTEKGICWARNSEVQDIDDTAMGFRLLRLHGHQVSADVFKHFEKSGQFFCFPGQLNQAVTGMFNLYRASQVLFKGEKILEDAKNFSAKFLTKKRDDNELLDKWIITKDLAGEVGYALDVPWYASLPRLETRFYLEHYGGENDVWIGKTLYRMPYVNNDVYLELAKLDYNNCQAVHYKEWEEEIQRWYMESELEGFGLSKKSLLFAYFVAAASIFEPERSLERLAWTKTAALLRTLKSHSKDEETRSTFVDKFNKYITGGDYSNRWLNKNQREEKLLGVLLTTLNQLGLQMFMHHDQENSRYLNQMWQSWLSSWHDEGNISEREAELLVQIINLTTGYWSEELQFNPQYQKLLEVTNRVCTSLRNCQSNKAHTSINNRQIESEMRELVQLVLQNSPNSLHSNIKNSFLMVAKSFYYEAYCDSETIYSHIDKVLFQKVN